One Verrucomicrobiota bacterium genomic region harbors:
- a CDS encoding VOC family protein has translation MKTVRKLLHTRYRVNDLEQTLKFYRDVLGLQETRRHKSPRGSELVFLKAPESEELIEICYFPASGSVQVQADLTHLAFEVDSLDDFGKHLASLGYRYSDGPHYKENGGGFAFVDAPEGYEIELIQPPKRTGPEAGY, from the coding sequence GTGAAAACTGTGCGCAAATTGCTCCACACGCGTTATCGGGTCAATGATCTGGAACAAACCCTGAAGTTCTATCGCGACGTGCTCGGATTACAGGAGACGCGCCGCCACAAATCACCCCGGGGTTCTGAACTGGTTTTCCTGAAGGCGCCCGAAAGCGAGGAACTCATCGAGATTTGCTATTTTCCCGCGAGCGGCTCGGTGCAAGTCCAGGCTGATCTCACTCACCTGGCCTTCGAAGTGGACAGCCTGGATGACTTCGGCAAACACCTGGCCTCGCTGGGTTATCGGTATTCGGACGGCCCTCACTACAAGGAGAACGGCGGGGGATTTGCGTTTGTCGATGCGCCCGAAGGTTACGAGATCGAGTTGATTCAACCGCCGAAGCGCACCGGGCCGGAAGCCGGATACTGA